A genomic window from Levilactobacillus yonginensis includes:
- the relB gene encoding type II toxin-antitoxin system RelB family antitoxin has translation MTQATSVRFDSETNALLNVYTQAHGISKSEYIKRVVAESLEDWADIQAADQAFQAWKADNFKTKSWQDTLKELKLDDE, from the coding sequence ATGACACAGGCTACCTCAGTTCGTTTTGATTCAGAAACGAATGCATTACTTAATGTATATACACAGGCTCATGGAATTAGTAAATCTGAGTATATTAAACGAGTAGTTGCAGAAAGTCTTGAAGATTGGGCAGATATTCAAGCAGCAGATCAAGCATTTCAAGCGTGGAAGGCTGATAATTTTAAGACAAAGTCATGGCAAGATACTTTAAAAGAATTGAAATTAGACGATGAGTAA
- a CDS encoding class I SAM-dependent methyltransferase, translating to MLEKTFYKTFLSHTFNIPVRVNYWDGSSDVYGTGTPEVTITIHEAIPIKEISRNASIALGEAIMDGKIEIDGSIEDLLTAAYENADSFFHNKKFIHFLPKQKHTEKESKTDVQNHYDIGNNFYNLWLDDTMTYSCAYFETPEDDLYTAQVNKVHHIIKKLNPQPGKTLLDIGCGWGTLMLTAAKEYGLHVTGITLSQEQYDYVNQRIADEGLEDVAEVRLEDYRELGDEKWDYITSVGMFEHVGQENLGQYFDCVQKYLMNDGVALIHGITRQQGGANNGWLNKWIFPGGYVPGLIENTTHIIESGLQIDDMEPLRRHYQKTVEIWDKNFNEHRDEVTKMFDERFVRMWDLYLQACAASFKSGNIDVIQYLISKGPSARMLPMTRDYMYDETHAKVAD from the coding sequence ATGCTTGAAAAAACTTTTTACAAAACGTTTCTGAGTCACACCTTTAACATCCCCGTTCGCGTTAACTATTGGGACGGATCATCTGATGTATATGGGACTGGCACTCCCGAAGTCACCATCACAATTCATGAGGCCATTCCAATTAAGGAAATTTCTCGCAACGCATCCATTGCGCTGGGGGAAGCCATCATGGACGGTAAGATTGAAATCGACGGCAGTATTGAGGACCTACTGACGGCTGCTTACGAAAATGCCGACAGTTTCTTCCACAACAAGAAGTTTATCCACTTCCTGCCTAAGCAAAAGCACACCGAAAAGGAAAGCAAGACTGACGTTCAAAACCATTACGACATTGGGAATAACTTCTACAATCTCTGGTTGGACGACACGATGACTTACTCCTGTGCCTACTTTGAAACACCTGAGGACGACCTCTACACGGCCCAAGTCAACAAGGTCCACCACATCATCAAGAAGTTGAACCCCCAACCGGGTAAAACGTTGCTTGATATTGGCTGTGGCTGGGGAACCTTGATGTTAACGGCTGCCAAGGAATATGGCCTGCACGTTACTGGGATCACGTTGAGTCAGGAACAATACGACTACGTGAACCAACGCATCGCCGATGAAGGCCTCGAAGACGTTGCTGAAGTCCGGTTGGAAGACTACCGGGAATTAGGCGACGAGAAATGGGACTACATCACCTCCGTTGGAATGTTCGAACACGTGGGCCAAGAAAACTTGGGTCAATACTTCGACTGCGTTCAAAAGTACCTGATGAACGATGGGGTTGCCTTGATTCACGGGATTACCCGTCAACAAGGTGGCGCTAACAACGGTTGGTTGAACAAATGGATCTTCCCAGGTGGCTACGTTCCTGGTTTGATTGAAAACACCACCCACATCATCGAAAGTGGTTTACAGATCGATGATATGGAACCCCTACGTCGTCACTACCAAAAGACGGTCGAAATTTGGGACAAGAATTTCAACGAACACCGCGACGAAGTTACCAAGATGTTTGACGAACGTTTCGTCCGCATGTGGGATCTTTACCTACAGGCTTGCGCTGCGTCCTTCAAATCTGGTAATATTGACGTGATTCAGTATTTGATTTCTAAGGGCCCTTCAGCCCGGATGTTACCTATGACGCGTGATTACATGTACGATGAAACCCACGCCAAGGTAGCGGACTAA
- a CDS encoding ROK family protein: protein MRTTNEKQVLQQIVNAGPISRSQISRNLCLNKVTVSDIYSQLLSEGLIREVGHGVSTRNGGRKPVMALLNVGYGYVISINILRSRFSMITCRLDGRSENYQSVSTRDVDLTTVLDMIDERIAATIAASETKLLGISFGLDGVIYENQILGASLKGFKNFDLAKYFSDKFQVPVVLENLANESAIYERDFSGKGVYNNLISVTIRDQVSAGIITEGHLYRGHNGEAGNIGSCPLADRYEEKTSDTVNHYVAERPVLQKIMAYQKLDRVDVNRIRRDYLGHRPELLAILDEFAYYLAKVLGNLSNTFAPDAIIVNAPILELLPEIMDKVRTYVDGMAIMRKAPMILTKNAKEASLMGGASAIIHKALALDDLQLTFGNQRSAVLEEVES from the coding sequence ATGCGTACAACCAATGAGAAACAGGTTTTGCAGCAGATCGTGAATGCTGGGCCAATTTCTCGTAGTCAAATTTCAAGAAATCTCTGTTTGAATAAGGTGACGGTCTCTGATATTTATAGTCAATTACTCAGTGAAGGGTTGATCCGTGAGGTTGGTCACGGCGTTAGCACCCGGAACGGTGGTAGAAAACCAGTTATGGCATTGCTAAACGTGGGGTATGGTTATGTCATTAGTATTAACATTTTGCGGTCACGTTTTTCAATGATTACGTGCCGGCTGGATGGTCGGTCTGAGAACTATCAGAGTGTGTCGACCCGCGACGTTGATCTGACGACTGTGCTAGACATGATCGACGAACGGATTGCGGCCACTATTGCGGCCAGCGAGACCAAATTATTAGGCATCTCGTTTGGACTGGACGGCGTCATTTACGAAAACCAGATTTTGGGTGCCTCACTGAAGGGCTTTAAGAACTTTGATTTAGCGAAATACTTCAGCGATAAGTTCCAGGTACCGGTCGTTTTGGAAAACCTGGCGAATGAATCCGCTATTTACGAGCGGGACTTCTCGGGTAAGGGTGTCTACAACAACCTGATTTCCGTGACGATTCGGGATCAGGTTTCCGCCGGTATCATTACCGAAGGTCACCTGTACCGTGGACATAACGGTGAGGCTGGCAATATCGGTTCCTGTCCATTAGCGGACCGTTATGAAGAAAAGACGTCAGATACCGTCAACCATTATGTGGCGGAGCGGCCAGTCTTACAGAAAATTATGGCGTACCAGAAGCTCGACCGGGTCGACGTTAACCGGATTCGGCGTGACTACCTGGGGCACCGGCCAGAGTTGTTGGCAATTCTCGACGAATTTGCCTACTACCTGGCGAAAGTCCTGGGCAACCTGTCTAATACCTTTGCCCCGGACGCCATCATTGTAAACGCACCAATCTTGGAACTCCTGCCTGAAATCATGGATAAGGTGCGGACTTACGTGGACGGCATGGCTATTATGCGTAAGGCACCGATGATTTTAACGAAGAACGCGAAGGAAGCCTCTCTGATGGGGGGAGCCTCCGCTATCATCCACAAGGCCTTGGCCTTAGACGACCTGCAACTGACATTTGGCAATCAGCGGTCGGCGGTTCTAGAAGAAGTTGAATCTTAA
- a CDS encoding type II toxin-antitoxin system RelE/ParE family toxin has product MSKYDVRTAKPFRQALTKLDKSTQRTILKWIAKHLVDTDFPSSPGKKLTGKFSGYVRFRIGSYRLIAVVDDERLVITNVFVAKREIVYKNKRYDY; this is encoded by the coding sequence ATGAGTAAATATGATGTGAGAACTGCGAAACCATTTCGACAAGCACTTACTAAATTGGATAAGTCAACACAAAGGACAATTTTAAAATGGATTGCGAAACATTTAGTGGATACGGATTTTCCAAGTTCTCCGGGAAAAAAATTGACTGGCAAGTTCTCCGGATACGTTAGGTTTCGTATCGGTTCATATCGTTTAATTGCGGTAGTTGATGATGAGCGTTTAGTAATTACAAATGTTTTTGTTGCTAAACGAGAGATAGTTTATAAAAATAAGAGATATGATTACTAA
- a CDS encoding N-acetyltransferase family protein yields MSVTFRLATPADQPRIVAIYNQAIATKESTADLTPMTVAERQPWFQEFDSHHFSLWVIVHENQVIGYVGLEPYSDRAAYNQTAEIALYLAAGAQGMHVGSQTLDWVAKVAPAHQITTIISRIFGHNQASRRLFEKKGYERWGHLPAIADMAGFSADLEVYGRHFVKPHGDE; encoded by the coding sequence ATGTCCGTAACCTTTCGTTTAGCCACACCAGCTGACCAACCAAGAATTGTGGCCATCTACAACCAGGCCATTGCCACTAAGGAGAGTACGGCAGATCTCACGCCCATGACGGTGGCGGAACGCCAACCGTGGTTTCAGGAGTTTGATTCTCATCATTTTTCACTCTGGGTCATCGTCCATGAAAATCAGGTCATTGGTTACGTTGGTCTGGAACCCTACAGCGACCGTGCAGCGTACAACCAAACGGCCGAAATTGCCCTCTATTTAGCCGCAGGAGCGCAGGGAATGCACGTGGGCAGTCAGACACTCGACTGGGTAGCTAAAGTCGCTCCTGCCCATCAAATTACGACAATTATTTCGCGTATCTTTGGGCATAACCAAGCAAGTCGCCGGTTATTTGAAAAGAAGGGTTATGAACGGTGGGGCCATTTGCCAGCAATTGCCGATATGGCGGGATTTTCAGCGGATTTGGAAGTCTACGGTCGACATTTCGTGAAACCGCACGGGGATGAATAG
- a CDS encoding YhgE/Pip family protein: MIKGEWNYIRHNRLILISVLAIMFIPFLYSIFFLKSVWDPYGETGSLPVAVVNQDQPVTYQGQKLNVGDQTVTNLKKNHQLGWKFVSAKTAADGLKHHKYYTVITFPKNFSANAATALNEHPKKMTFSYKTNGSANYIAQVMSEVGSSQLDSQIRSKVTKAYAQATFKQIYSVGKGMEKAATGSAKLKDGTVTLTDGLNTYTTGVHTLNNGLQQMKTSVGPLATGIQQLNTGAQKLNSGLGEYTSKVNTYANGTSQYVSGVNQFTGGVSKLSAGMPKLTSGANQVAAGTKSLNSGVYQYVNGVYTLKTGVKQLGSGVGPLANGVSKLYTGSKSLNSGLSELSGKSKDLNSGASTVAAGASKLSQGVSSVKSELNGLTEPNAAGQSVSDQIVAAQALIKNMQALQANSGLQNIASVLTPALQDLTKAEVQLNAALANQKAAAKTLEQDASQGSTTTKSSGSTDLSSKIKAAQSTAAKIAAEKGDSDGVGTDTATLQKQLAELQDAAGSGSSNTVTTKSNNDVTGDATELEQATQAVQTATAALQTALGQVMTGLNTTGLDATTAQQLQAVVAGAKNTDLADLQTKLGSLKTLADNSGQLSDLIDGANELSAGASTLSNGVGQYTSGVDLAFAGSTQLNSGISSLNAQVPTLQNGVTKIVNGTAKLAKKGTTLKSGSAKVASGASQVSGGLQKAAAGVNQLTAGTPKLAAAGSKLQAGTPKLVAGGNQLNQGANQVASGLTQLNSKVPALTSGVTQLADGSQKLDDNSGQLMSGAKKLSDGNGTLAKSLKSGADQIQAQPLTSKTADMFAAPTKLKHESYSYVPNYGHALAPYVLSVALYVGALVFNFAFPIRKVSRKDGTATGWFLSKVSIGAVEALAMGLIEPALMMLGGLSVDHPGQMILISVIFAEASMFIVMFLSMLLDNPGRFIAMVLLMLQLGGSGGTFPMEVTNHFYNVVHPFLPMTYSILGFRQAITSGMTGMVGEAVWVLILFTILALALLWPTMIWLQKKHLMGLSQLDNNQELQAVEDPNAKNHL; this comes from the coding sequence ATGATTAAAGGCGAGTGGAATTACATTCGGCACAACCGGTTAATTTTGATTTCTGTGTTGGCCATTATGTTTATTCCATTCCTCTACAGTATCTTCTTTCTGAAGTCTGTCTGGGATCCATATGGTGAGACTGGCTCGTTACCCGTTGCGGTCGTCAACCAAGACCAACCAGTGACGTATCAGGGACAGAAGTTAAATGTTGGTGACCAAACGGTAACTAACTTGAAGAAGAACCATCAATTAGGATGGAAGTTTGTCTCCGCGAAGACCGCGGCAGATGGGTTGAAGCATCACAAGTACTACACGGTGATCACTTTCCCTAAGAACTTCTCGGCCAACGCCGCTACGGCGCTGAACGAACATCCTAAGAAGATGACGTTTAGCTACAAGACGAATGGGTCAGCCAACTACATCGCGCAAGTTATGAGTGAAGTGGGTTCATCGCAACTCGACAGTCAGATTCGCTCTAAGGTAACGAAGGCTTACGCCCAGGCTACCTTTAAGCAGATCTACTCTGTTGGTAAGGGGATGGAAAAGGCGGCCACCGGTTCCGCTAAGTTAAAGGACGGAACGGTCACCTTGACTGATGGTCTGAACACCTATACGACTGGAGTTCACACGTTGAACAATGGTCTGCAACAAATGAAGACCTCCGTGGGACCACTGGCGACTGGGATTCAACAGTTAAACACTGGGGCACAGAAATTGAATTCTGGTCTGGGTGAATACACAAGTAAAGTTAATACGTATGCTAACGGGACAAGCCAATACGTCAGTGGAGTCAACCAATTTACTGGCGGTGTTAGCAAGTTGAGTGCTGGTATGCCAAAATTGACTTCAGGTGCTAACCAAGTGGCTGCGGGAACCAAGTCATTGAACTCGGGTGTATATCAATATGTAAATGGTGTTTACACGCTGAAGACTGGTGTTAAGCAATTAGGCAGCGGAGTTGGTCCATTAGCTAATGGTGTCTCGAAACTTTACACTGGAAGTAAGTCGTTGAATTCTGGCTTATCGGAACTTAGTGGTAAGTCGAAAGACTTGAACTCTGGTGCAAGCACAGTTGCAGCTGGTGCCTCTAAGCTGAGCCAAGGGGTTAGTTCTGTGAAGTCTGAGCTGAACGGCTTGACGGAACCTAATGCAGCTGGTCAGAGTGTTTCAGATCAAATTGTAGCTGCACAAGCATTAATTAAAAATATGCAGGCATTGCAAGCTAATTCAGGCCTACAGAACATTGCGTCAGTCTTAACGCCGGCTTTGCAAGATTTGACGAAGGCAGAAGTACAATTGAATGCAGCTTTAGCTAATCAAAAGGCTGCTGCCAAGACTCTGGAACAGGATGCATCCCAAGGGTCAACGACCACTAAGAGTAGTGGTTCGACTGATCTCAGCAGTAAAATAAAGGCAGCTCAGTCTACCGCTGCCAAAATTGCCGCTGAAAAGGGCGATAGTGACGGGGTTGGCACTGACACCGCAACGTTGCAAAAGCAATTAGCTGAACTGCAAGATGCTGCGGGCAGTGGGTCGTCTAACACTGTGACGACTAAGTCCAATAATGATGTTACTGGTGACGCGACAGAGTTAGAACAGGCAACTCAGGCGGTTCAAACAGCAACTGCAGCATTACAAACAGCACTTGGTCAAGTTATGACGGGGTTGAATACAACCGGACTTGATGCAACAACTGCACAACAACTTCAAGCTGTTGTTGCTGGAGCTAAGAACACCGATCTTGCTGACTTGCAAACTAAGTTGGGGAGTTTAAAGACGTTAGCCGATAATTCTGGCCAATTATCTGACCTTATCGATGGTGCTAATGAATTAAGCGCCGGTGCTTCAACGTTAAGTAATGGTGTTGGACAATATACATCTGGTGTTGACTTAGCATTTGCTGGATCAACTCAACTGAACAGTGGGATTTCAAGTTTGAACGCACAAGTTCCTACTTTGCAAAATGGTGTAACTAAGATTGTGAATGGGACTGCTAAGTTAGCCAAGAAGGGAACTACTTTGAAGAGTGGTTCCGCTAAGGTTGCTAGCGGGGCATCTCAAGTCAGTGGCGGTCTGCAAAAGGCAGCCGCTGGGGTTAACCAGTTAACTGCTGGTACACCTAAGCTTGCCGCAGCTGGTAGTAAGCTGCAGGCTGGTACACCTAAGTTGGTGGCTGGTGGTAATCAGCTGAACCAAGGAGCCAACCAGGTGGCTAGTGGTTTGACCCAACTGAACAGCAAGGTACCAGCATTGACCAGTGGGGTTACGCAACTGGCCGATGGCTCACAAAAACTGGACGACAATAGTGGCCAGTTGATGAGCGGTGCCAAGAAGCTTTCTGATGGGAATGGCACGTTAGCTAAGTCCTTGAAGTCAGGTGCTGATCAGATTCAAGCACAACCATTGACGAGCAAGACAGCTGACATGTTTGCCGCACCAACTAAGCTGAAGCATGAAAGTTACAGTTACGTGCCTAACTACGGTCACGCACTGGCACCTTACGTGTTGTCCGTTGCCCTCTACGTTGGGGCGTTGGTCTTCAACTTTGCTTTCCCAATTCGGAAAGTCTCGCGTAAAGACGGGACTGCTACTGGTTGGTTCTTGAGTAAGGTCTCTATTGGTGCCGTTGAAGCACTCGCAATGGGACTGATTGAACCAGCTTTGATGATGTTGGGTGGCTTGAGCGTTGATCATCCAGGCCAAATGATTCTGATCTCCGTCATCTTTGCCGAGGCGTCGATGTTCATTGTCATGTTCCTGTCGATGCTCCTGGATAACCCTGGTCGTTTCATTGCCATGGTGCTTCTGATGTTGCAACTTGGTGGTTCCGGTGGGACGTTCCCTATGGAAGTTACCAACCACTTCTACAACGTTGTGCACCCATTCTTGCCAATGACTTACTCAATCCTCGGATTCCGTCAAGCCATTACGTCAGGGATGACGGGCATGGTCGGCGAAGCGGTTTGGGTCTTGATTCTGTTCACGATTTTGGCATTGGCACTTCTCTGGCCAACCATGATCTGGTTACAGAAGAAGCACCTGATGGGCTTGTCGCAATTAGACAATAACCAAGAGTTACAGGCGGTTGAAGATCCAAACGCTAAGAACCATTTATAG
- a CDS encoding D-alanyl-D-alanine carboxypeptidase family protein produces the protein MKRLKQVVMGLVTAVTLFAGGMSTAVTAPVTAQAATTSKTSTTVNLKAKAGIAVDAKTGQILYEKNGDQALPVASMTKLLSIYLVLQAIHNGKLKWDQKITINKDIAKIAQNTKLSNVPLRAGHSYTVKSLYQASLIYSANGAIEALGEAVAGSPHAFVTQMRAQAKKLGMTDVTIYNACGLTNKQVGNLGYDNVSGSTENKWSAADQAKLTVALLNKYPEVLQTTKISKQWFEKGTADATKMENWNWMLKGLSAAYSKLHVDGLKTGTSDAAGANFTGTANNNGNRIVTVVLHAAHKSETDPSRFKQTQKMMSYVYNNFKTVDVKADSQVAGAKSVKTNDAKQPTAKTAVASGVKLWIRNDQVASNVQAKAQLKGKLTKNNALEAPVSKNSTIGTANISLKGDQLGFLGNTKTTKVPLKVTQTVEKANIFVRLWRSIVALF, from the coding sequence ATGAAACGATTAAAGCAAGTTGTCATGGGCCTGGTAACGGCGGTTACGCTGTTTGCCGGGGGCATGAGCACGGCCGTGACGGCGCCGGTAACGGCCCAGGCGGCAACGACCAGTAAAACGAGCACGACCGTTAACCTGAAGGCTAAGGCGGGAATCGCCGTTGACGCCAAGACCGGTCAGATTCTGTACGAAAAAAACGGTGACCAAGCGTTGCCCGTTGCTTCCATGACGAAGTTGTTGTCCATCTACCTGGTTCTTCAGGCGATTCACAACGGCAAACTGAAATGGGACCAGAAAATTACCATCAATAAGGATATTGCTAAAATTGCCCAGAACACTAAGTTGTCCAACGTCCCACTACGGGCGGGTCACAGCTACACGGTTAAGTCTCTGTACCAGGCCTCGCTGATTTACTCCGCTAACGGGGCGATTGAGGCGCTGGGGGAGGCCGTTGCCGGTTCACCGCACGCGTTTGTGACTCAGATGAGGGCACAGGCCAAGAAGCTGGGAATGACCGACGTAACTATTTACAACGCCTGTGGGTTGACCAACAAACAGGTTGGTAACCTGGGGTACGACAACGTGAGTGGTTCCACGGAAAACAAGTGGTCTGCCGCGGACCAAGCTAAGCTGACAGTGGCCTTGTTGAATAAATATCCAGAAGTCTTACAGACGACGAAGATTTCTAAGCAGTGGTTTGAGAAGGGCACCGCTGATGCCACGAAGATGGAAAACTGGAATTGGATGTTGAAAGGTTTATCCGCAGCCTATTCTAAGCTCCACGTTGATGGGTTGAAGACGGGGACGTCCGACGCTGCCGGGGCCAACTTTACTGGGACCGCCAACAACAACGGAAATCGGATCGTGACGGTGGTCTTACACGCCGCCCACAAGTCTGAGACCGACCCATCTCGTTTTAAGCAAACGCAAAAGATGATGTCGTACGTTTACAACAATTTCAAGACGGTCGACGTTAAGGCAGACAGCCAAGTGGCTGGGGCCAAGTCCGTGAAAACGAACGATGCGAAACAGCCAACCGCTAAGACGGCGGTGGCCAGTGGCGTCAAGCTCTGGATTCGTAACGACCAAGTGGCCAGCAACGTGCAGGCTAAGGCCCAGTTGAAAGGGAAGCTGACCAAGAACAACGCCTTGGAAGCACCCGTTTCAAAGAATTCAACTATTGGAACGGCCAACATTTCCTTGAAGGGTGACCAGTTAGGTTTCTTGGGCAATACCAAGACGACGAAGGTACCGTTGAAGGTGACGCAAACCGTTGAGAAAGCCAACATCTTTGTTCGGCTGTGGCGGTCCATCGTCGCGTTATTCTAA
- a CDS encoding AI-2E family transporter — MSLWQRFVENVRLRRFTVLVLLIFVLWLIRSEMNMILLTFIFTFLVLQLVKAIRKVVKLPSALIVTVTYVLVIGGLYWAVTTYLPQIITSSMHGIDNLYKFYQKPGNDNNEIIRYVTSYINNTNFMSQLQSGAKIVLTYISTIGSFGVTLFMSMILSFFFTIESKQMTAFSKRFLTSTYGWFFEDINFFATKFVNTFGIVLEAQFFIALCNTVITTVILAIMGMPQLPTLAIMIFILSLIPVAGVIVSIVPLSILGYSVGGFRYVVYILVMMVVVHALEAYVLNPKFMSSRTELPIFYTFVVLLAGEQLFGVWGLIVGVPIFTFFLDILGVRPVHGLHQAPHVDVKKLKEYRRNHSNDER; from the coding sequence GTGAGTTTATGGCAACGCTTCGTTGAAAACGTTCGGCTCCGGCGATTTACGGTGCTGGTATTATTGATATTTGTCCTATGGTTGATTCGGTCGGAAATGAACATGATTCTACTGACGTTCATCTTTACTTTTCTGGTGTTGCAGCTGGTTAAAGCGATTCGTAAGGTCGTTAAACTGCCGTCTGCGCTGATTGTGACGGTGACCTACGTGTTGGTTATCGGTGGCCTGTACTGGGCGGTAACGACTTATTTGCCGCAAATTATAACGTCTTCGATGCATGGTATCGACAATTTGTATAAGTTCTACCAGAAACCGGGGAACGACAATAACGAGATCATTCGTTATGTGACCAGTTATATCAACAATACCAACTTCATGAGCCAGCTCCAGAGTGGGGCGAAGATCGTCTTGACCTACATTTCAACGATTGGGTCGTTCGGGGTCACACTATTCATGTCGATGATTCTGAGTTTCTTCTTCACCATTGAGAGCAAACAGATGACGGCGTTCTCTAAGCGCTTCTTGACGAGTACGTACGGCTGGTTCTTTGAAGATATCAATTTCTTTGCGACTAAGTTCGTGAACACGTTTGGAATCGTGCTGGAAGCGCAGTTCTTCATTGCACTGTGTAATACCGTGATTACGACGGTAATATTGGCGATTATGGGGATGCCCCAGTTGCCAACGTTGGCCATCATGATCTTTATCCTGAGTCTGATTCCAGTGGCCGGGGTCATCGTGTCCATCGTACCGTTGTCGATCCTGGGTTACTCAGTTGGTGGCTTCCGCTACGTGGTCTACATTTTGGTCATGATGGTGGTCGTTCACGCGTTAGAAGCTTACGTGTTGAATCCAAAATTCATGTCGAGTCGAACGGAACTCCCCATCTTCTACACCTTCGTGGTGCTGCTGGCTGGGGAACAACTCTTTGGCGTGTGGGGTCTGATTGTCGGGGTACCCATCTTTACGTTCTTCCTGGATATCCTCGGTGTCCGGCCGGTGCATGGGCTGCACCAAGCACCGCATGTCGATGTCAAAAAACTCAAGGAGTATCGGCGAAATCACAGTAACGACGAACGCTAG
- a CDS encoding 2,3-diphosphoglycerate-dependent phosphoglycerate mutase, whose amino-acid sequence MAKLVLIRHGQSEWNLANKFTGWVDVDLSEKGVEEAKAAGQKIKESGMKFDYAYTSVLKRAIKTLHYVLEESDQLWIPETKTWRLNERHYGALQGLNKKETAEKYGDDQVHIWRRSYDVLPPLLDADAEGSAVKDPRYANLDPNIVPGGENLKVTLERVMPFWEDQIAPKLLDGKNVIIAAHGNSLRALSKYIERISDDDIMDLEMATGEPVVYDFDDKLNMTSKTKMGK is encoded by the coding sequence ATGGCAAAATTAGTATTGATTCGCCACGGCCAAAGTGAATGGAACTTAGCTAATAAGTTCACTGGCTGGGTTGACGTTGATTTAAGCGAAAAGGGTGTCGAAGAAGCCAAGGCTGCTGGTCAAAAGATCAAGGAATCTGGCATGAAGTTCGACTACGCTTACACGTCAGTTCTGAAGCGGGCAATCAAGACGTTACACTACGTCTTGGAAGAATCTGACCAACTTTGGATTCCAGAAACCAAGACTTGGCGTTTGAACGAACGTCACTACGGTGCTTTACAAGGCCTGAACAAGAAGGAAACCGCTGAAAAGTACGGTGATGACCAAGTTCACATCTGGCGTCGTTCATACGATGTTTTGCCTCCACTTTTGGATGCAGATGCTGAAGGTTCAGCTGTTAAGGACCCACGTTACGCTAACTTGGACCCTAACATCGTACCCGGTGGTGAAAACTTGAAGGTTACCCTGGAACGCGTTATGCCTTTCTGGGAAGACCAAATCGCACCTAAGTTACTTGATGGCAAGAACGTGATCATCGCTGCCCACGGTAACTCATTACGTGCTTTAAGCAAGTACATCGAACGGATCTCCGACGATGACATCATGGACCTCGAAATGGCTACTGGTGAACCAGTTGTCTACGACTTCGATGACAAGTTAAACATGACTAGCAAGACGAAGATGGGCAAGTAG
- a CDS encoding AzlC family ABC transporter permease: protein MPLNLSYIPIGLACGILLHAAGFNTLLTGLVSLLIFSGGAQFLIATMLTINSPLLSIVLMLFFLELRYALLSSSLSPYLKGQSNRFLFIFAVSLNDENYAINYLKFATDKKWTGKEALMVEHYSLLFWAVSNVIGSLIGSTLKIDLGIVNFALTALFIYMIVMQIKNRLTIVICLISGVLAALCMMLTKSTLGLVISTLIASLIGFLLESTLRKRLPDSHWLWRLHSPGSKKSAVENTDN from the coding sequence ATGCCCCTTAACTTAAGTTACATCCCAATCGGGCTGGCTTGTGGGATTTTGCTTCACGCGGCAGGGTTCAATACCTTACTGACTGGATTAGTTTCATTATTGATCTTTTCCGGTGGGGCACAATTTTTAATTGCCACGATGTTGACTATTAATTCCCCTCTACTTTCAATTGTCTTGATGCTATTCTTCTTGGAATTACGGTATGCGTTATTAAGTTCGAGTCTATCCCCTTACTTAAAGGGTCAATCCAACCGCTTTCTATTTATCTTCGCGGTCTCTCTTAACGATGAAAATTACGCCATCAATTACTTAAAATTTGCCACTGATAAAAAGTGGACGGGTAAGGAAGCTCTGATGGTGGAGCACTATTCCTTGCTGTTCTGGGCAGTCAGCAATGTTATCGGGAGTTTGATCGGTAGCACCTTAAAGATTGACCTAGGAATCGTCAACTTTGCATTAACGGCTTTATTCATCTACATGATCGTGATGCAGATCAAGAACCGATTGACTATTGTGATTTGTTTGATTTCCGGTGTGCTTGCTGCGCTCTGCATGATGTTGACCAAGAGTACGTTAGGGCTAGTTATTTCGACCCTGATTGCGTCTCTGATCGGGTTCTTACTCGAGTCAACGTTGCGCAAGCGTTTGCCGGACAGCCACTGGTTATGGCGTTTGCATAGTCCCGGATCGAAGAAGTCGGCAGTCGAAAATACGGATAATTAG
- a CDS encoding AzlD domain-containing protein, which yields MSTVNTWTSTQHFWLIILGFFVAFVPRFLPLMLFTKRAIPEWFNEWMKYVPVSLFTALVVKDIFINSESYQFMFTKFSEMIAGIIVVFIAYRTRSMALSVVVGLIAVFLLSMVIA from the coding sequence ATGAGTACAGTTAATACGTGGACCAGTACGCAACACTTTTGGCTAATCATTCTAGGATTTTTCGTTGCCTTCGTACCGCGCTTTCTTCCCCTGATGTTGTTCACCAAGCGGGCAATTCCCGAATGGTTCAACGAATGGATGAAGTATGTGCCGGTATCATTATTTACGGCACTGGTGGTCAAGGATATCTTTATCAATAGCGAAAGCTATCAATTCATGTTCACCAAGTTTTCCGAAATGATTGCAGGCATTATTGTGGTGTTCATTGCGTACAGGACGCGGTCAATGGCACTTTCCGTAGTTGTCGGACTAATTGCTGTTTTCCTGTTGTCGATGGTTATTGCGTGA